In Candidatus Limnocylindrales bacterium, a single window of DNA contains:
- the typA gene encoding translational GTPase TypA — protein sequence MQTTASRRSDVRNFAIIAHVDHGKTTLVDAMLHQSGTFRANQQVAERVMDSNALERERGITILAKNTAIEYQGVRINIVDTPGHADFGGEVERTLAMVDGVMLLVDASEGPLPQTRFVLQKALSLGLPPIVCINKIDRADARIQEVLNEVYDLFIDLDATEDQLDFPVVYTNARVGTATLDLARPAEDLKVLFDLMLTALPGPAGDETADLQFQCNNLDYNDYVGRLAIGRIKNGVLRSGQMYSLCRPEEPARPVKVTQLYMWKGLQRIEVPEASAGDVVAVAGIEDINIGDTIGDRENPRPLPGIRVDEPTISMFFGPNTSPWAGREGEYVTSRKIRERLLQEQRRNVSMRIEDTDSPDTLRVTGRGELQLGILIETMRREGYEMQVSRPTVVTRERDGALQEPVELLVIDVAEDYVGVVSQLLALRKGRMTRMSPAGTGRARIEFRVPSRGLIGLRGRFLTETRGTGIMNALFDGWMEWAGPIQGRANGAMVADREGMATPYSVWHLQERGIMFIPPGTRVYEGMVIGEYSRDAELNVNIVREKKLTNMRASGHDEAVVITPHRQMGLEAALEWIDDDELVEVTPKSIRIRKRVLKQVERPKKRKSESD from the coding sequence ATGCAAACCACCGCCAGTCGCCGCAGCGACGTCCGCAATTTCGCCATCATCGCCCACGTCGACCACGGCAAGACCACGCTCGTCGACGCCATGCTTCACCAGAGCGGGACCTTCCGCGCCAACCAGCAGGTGGCTGAGCGCGTGATGGACTCGAACGCTCTCGAGCGCGAGCGCGGGATCACGATTCTGGCCAAGAACACGGCCATCGAATACCAGGGCGTGCGCATCAACATCGTCGACACGCCTGGCCACGCCGATTTCGGCGGAGAGGTCGAGCGGACCCTGGCCATGGTCGACGGGGTCATGCTTCTGGTGGATGCCTCCGAGGGCCCGCTGCCGCAGACGCGGTTCGTTCTCCAGAAGGCACTGTCGCTGGGGCTGCCGCCCATCGTCTGCATCAACAAGATCGATCGGGCCGATGCGCGCATCCAGGAAGTGCTCAACGAGGTCTACGACCTGTTCATCGATCTGGATGCCACCGAGGACCAGCTCGACTTCCCCGTCGTCTACACCAACGCGCGCGTGGGCACGGCGACGCTGGATCTTGCCAGGCCGGCCGAGGATCTGAAGGTCCTGTTCGATCTGATGCTGACCGCTCTTCCCGGGCCCGCCGGGGACGAAACGGCCGACCTCCAGTTCCAGTGCAACAATCTCGATTACAACGACTACGTCGGCCGTCTGGCCATCGGCCGCATCAAGAACGGCGTCCTGCGCTCCGGGCAGATGTATTCGCTCTGCCGCCCCGAGGAGCCGGCGCGTCCGGTCAAGGTCACGCAGCTGTACATGTGGAAGGGCCTGCAGCGCATCGAGGTGCCCGAGGCCAGCGCCGGCGACGTCGTGGCCGTGGCTGGCATCGAGGACATCAACATCGGCGACACGATCGGCGACCGTGAAAACCCGCGGCCGCTTCCGGGAATCCGCGTGGACGAGCCGACGATCTCGATGTTCTTCGGCCCCAACACCTCCCCGTGGGCTGGGCGCGAGGGCGAGTACGTGACTTCGCGCAAGATTCGCGAGCGGCTGCTGCAGGAGCAGCGCCGCAACGTCAGCATGCGCATCGAGGACACGGACTCTCCCGATACCCTGCGCGTGACGGGCCGCGGCGAGCTGCAGCTCGGCATCCTCATCGAGACGATGCGGCGTGAAGGTTACGAGATGCAGGTGTCGCGCCCGACGGTGGTCACGCGCGAGCGTGACGGCGCTCTGCAGGAGCCGGTCGAGCTTCTGGTCATCGATGTGGCCGAAGACTACGTCGGCGTGGTCAGCCAGCTGCTGGCGCTGCGCAAGGGCAGGATGACGCGCATGAGCCCGGCCGGCACCGGCCGCGCCCGCATCGAGTTTCGCGTTCCCTCGCGCGGCTTGATCGGCTTGCGCGGCCGCTTCCTGACCGAGACACGCGGCACCGGAATCATGAACGCGCTCTTCGACGGCTGGATGGAATGGGCGGGACCGATCCAGGGCCGAGCCAACGGCGCGATGGTCGCCGACCGCGAGGGCATGGCCACGCCGTACTCGGTCTGGCATCTGCAGGAGCGCGGCATCATGTTCATTCCGCCCGGCACCAGGGTCTACGAAGGCATGGTGATCGGCGAGTACTCGCGCGATGCCGAGCTCAACGTCAACATCGTGCGCGAGAAGAAGCTCACCAACATGCGCGCCAGCGGGCACGACGAGGCCGTCGTCATCACGCCGCACAGGCAGATGGGCCTGGAGGCGGCGCTGGAATGGATCGACGACGACGAGCTGGTGGAGGTGACGCCGAAGTCGATCCGCATCCGTAAGCGCGTGCTCAAGCAGGTCGAGCGGCCGAAGAAGAGAAAGAGCGAGTCGGACTGA